One Psychrobacillus glaciei genomic region harbors:
- a CDS encoding ribonuclease J, giving the protein MVKVKNELIRIIPLGGVGEIGKAMYVVEIDEEIFVVDSGLMFPENEMLGIDIVIPDITYLEENKNRVKGIFLTHGHEDSIGSIAYLLQKIQAPVYGSKLTIALAKTHLKALPTKQSVKYFEVTNKSRMNFQSTYVTFFHTTHSIPDSFGIVFHTSEGAIVHTGEFKFDQSAKGKYRPDIAKIASLGEEGVFILLSDSTEAERPGYTTSEAVIENQLLETFHAARGRILVSLYASNFIRIQQVFDKAKETGKKVAIAGKSLENIFEIGLDLGYFTVDEETIIPIREISKYNDDEIVVILSGNQGEPLEALEKIVRKHHKDIKIKDTDTVLITFTPSPGMEVSMFQTMNQLAKAGAKVLTSSKNVHVSGHGSQEDLKMMLNLTRPTYFIPIQGEYRMLIAHSKLAQAIGMTKSEIFIADKGDIVEYKNGKMRMSGRVQAGNVLIDGIGIGDVGNIVLRDRKLLSQDGIFIVVVTLNRAQKKIASGPEILSRGFVYVRESEALMDESAKLVRTIVEKYVNKETFEWTNIKQEIRDTLNSYLFQQTKRRPMIIPIIMEY; this is encoded by the coding sequence TTGGTAAAAGTAAAAAATGAACTTATTCGAATCATCCCCCTCGGTGGAGTAGGGGAAATCGGAAAAGCAATGTACGTAGTAGAAATTGACGAAGAAATATTTGTAGTAGACAGTGGACTAATGTTCCCAGAAAATGAAATGCTGGGTATAGATATTGTCATACCGGATATAACTTACTTAGAAGAAAATAAAAATCGCGTAAAAGGAATATTTTTGACACATGGACACGAAGATTCCATAGGATCTATTGCTTATTTATTACAAAAAATTCAAGCCCCTGTGTATGGTTCAAAGTTAACGATTGCACTAGCTAAGACGCATTTAAAAGCGCTACCTACAAAGCAATCAGTTAAATATTTTGAGGTTACAAATAAAAGCCGGATGAATTTCCAGAGCACTTATGTGACATTCTTTCACACAACACATAGTATTCCAGATTCATTTGGTATTGTATTTCATACTTCAGAAGGTGCCATTGTGCATACGGGAGAATTTAAATTCGACCAATCTGCAAAAGGAAAATACCGTCCGGATATCGCGAAAATTGCTAGCCTAGGTGAAGAAGGCGTATTTATATTACTATCGGATTCAACGGAAGCAGAAAGACCAGGATATACGACATCAGAGGCAGTTATTGAAAACCAATTATTAGAAACATTCCACGCTGCTCGAGGTCGTATTCTCGTGTCTTTATATGCTTCTAACTTTATTCGAATTCAACAAGTATTCGATAAAGCAAAAGAGACAGGTAAAAAGGTAGCAATTGCAGGGAAAAGCTTAGAAAATATTTTTGAAATTGGATTAGATTTAGGTTACTTTACTGTTGATGAAGAAACAATTATTCCTATTAGAGAAATATCAAAGTACAATGATGATGAAATTGTAGTCATCTTATCTGGTAATCAAGGAGAGCCGCTGGAAGCGTTAGAAAAAATAGTTCGCAAACACCATAAAGATATTAAAATAAAAGATACAGATACAGTATTAATCACGTTTACACCATCACCTGGAATGGAAGTAAGCATGTTTCAAACAATGAACCAACTTGCAAAGGCTGGGGCGAAAGTACTGACATCCAGCAAAAATGTTCATGTATCTGGACATGGTAGCCAAGAAGATTTAAAAATGATGTTAAACTTAACAAGACCAACCTATTTTATTCCAATTCAAGGCGAATATCGTATGTTAATTGCACACTCAAAACTAGCTCAAGCTATAGGCATGACGAAATCTGAAATTTTTATTGCGGACAAGGGTGATATTGTTGAATATAAAAATGGCAAGATGAGAATGAGTGGAAGGGTACAGGCTGGGAATGTATTAATTGATGGGATTGGCATAGGTGATGTAGGTAATATTGTACTTCGTGATCGTAAGCTGCTCTCGCAAGATGGAATTTTTATAGTAGTAGTGACCCTAAATCGTGCGCAAAAGAAAATTGCATCTGGCCCAGAAATTCTTTCGAGAGGATTCGTTTACGTAAGGGAATCTGAAGCGTTAATGGATGAATCAGCTAAGCTTGTCAGAACGATTGTTGAAAAATATGTGAATAAAGAAACGTTTGAATGGACAAACATTAAACAAGAAATCCGCGATACGCTAAACTCATATTTATTCCAACAAACAAAAAGACGTCCAATGATCATCCCGATTATTATGGAATATTAA
- a CDS encoding ABC transporter ATP-binding protein yields MDYVIEMLGIRKEFGSFVANDNITLQLKKGEIHALLGENGAGKSTLMNVLFGLYQPEAGEIKVNGKSVNITDPNVANDLGIGMVHQHFMLVENFTVTENIILGNELTKSGMLNIKDAAKKIQALSEMYGLEVDPYAKIEDISVGMQQRVEILKTLYRGAEILIFDEPTASLTPQEITELIQIMKRLIQEGKSIILITHKLKEIMDVSDRVTVIRKGVGIGTVITAETNPNDLASLMVGRQVDFTTVKDEAHPTEDSLIVKNLVVTDYRGVEKIKGLNLTVRKGEILGIAGIDGNGQSELIEAITGLRKVKSGTISINGKDVTNKKPRTITEAGVGHIPQDRHKHGLVLDFSIGHNIALQTYYIPPISKNGIINYGKVSELAQKIITDFDVRTQGEDTLARSLSGGNQQKAIIGREVIRNPELLIAALPTRGLDVGAIEFIHQRLIEQRDKGKAVLLLSFELDEVMNVSDRIAVIYDGQIVDTLLPKETTEQELGLLMAGQTKNEKDVNQGDKSHVE; encoded by the coding sequence TTGGATTATGTAATAGAGATGCTTGGTATTCGAAAAGAGTTTGGATCGTTTGTTGCAAATGATAACATTACCCTTCAATTAAAAAAGGGAGAAATTCATGCTCTTTTGGGAGAAAATGGTGCTGGGAAGTCCACACTCATGAACGTCCTATTTGGACTATATCAACCTGAAGCTGGGGAGATAAAAGTTAATGGGAAATCTGTTAACATTACTGATCCCAATGTAGCTAATGATCTTGGCATTGGAATGGTTCATCAGCATTTTATGCTTGTTGAAAATTTTACAGTTACTGAAAATATTATTTTAGGAAATGAACTAACAAAAAGCGGAATGCTTAATATTAAAGATGCTGCGAAGAAAATCCAGGCATTGTCCGAAATGTATGGTTTAGAAGTAGATCCATATGCAAAAATCGAAGACATATCTGTAGGTATGCAACAACGTGTTGAAATATTAAAGACGCTTTATCGAGGAGCAGAAATATTAATTTTCGATGAACCAACAGCTTCTCTTACACCTCAAGAAATAACGGAACTAATTCAAATAATGAAACGATTGATCCAAGAAGGAAAATCGATTATTTTAATTACACATAAGCTCAAGGAAATTATGGATGTTTCTGATCGAGTGACAGTTATTCGTAAAGGTGTAGGAATTGGAACCGTTATTACAGCAGAAACAAATCCAAATGATTTAGCTTCATTAATGGTAGGTAGACAAGTTGATTTCACTACTGTAAAAGATGAAGCCCATCCTACAGAAGATTCATTAATAGTGAAAAACCTAGTCGTAACAGACTATCGTGGGGTAGAGAAAATCAAAGGGTTAAATTTAACAGTACGTAAAGGTGAAATTTTGGGGATAGCAGGGATTGATGGAAACGGTCAATCGGAATTAATTGAAGCTATTACTGGCCTTCGTAAAGTGAAAAGTGGAACAATTTCCATCAATGGAAAAGATGTGACCAATAAAAAGCCTCGTACTATTACTGAAGCTGGGGTTGGTCATATTCCACAGGATCGACATAAACATGGACTAGTTCTCGATTTTTCAATTGGACATAATATCGCGTTACAAACATACTATATCCCTCCAATTTCTAAAAACGGAATTATTAATTACGGTAAAGTATCGGAACTTGCGCAAAAAATAATTACTGACTTTGATGTTCGTACGCAAGGGGAAGATACACTTGCTCGATCTCTATCAGGTGGAAATCAGCAAAAAGCAATTATTGGACGAGAAGTTATTCGAAATCCCGAATTATTAATCGCTGCTCTTCCAACACGTGGATTGGATGTAGGAGCAATCGAATTCATTCATCAACGCTTAATCGAACAACGTGATAAAGGAAAAGCGGTACTTCTTCTATCTTTCGAGTTAGATGAAGTCATGAATGTATCGGATCGTATAGCAGTTATTTATGATGGTCAAATTGTCGATACTTTATTGCCAAAAGAAACAACGGAGCAAGAGCTTGGTTTGTTAATGGCTGGACAAACAAAAAATGAAAAAGATGTAAATCAGGGGGATAAATCGCATGTCGAATAG
- a CDS encoding aspartate-semialdehyde dehydrogenase, with translation MSEGYTVAIVGATGAVGQKIIEKLVERSFPFRNLKLLASKNSAGKQVEVNGFLYTIEEATPEAFQGVDVAFFSAGGSISKELAKEASSRGAIVIDNTSAFRMDKDVPLVVPEVNKHALHEQKGIIANPNCSTIQMVCALEPIKQHYGLTKVIVSTYQAVSGAGVAAINELTAQSTNMKEKNPNPHILPVKSSEKHYPIAGNVIPQIDIFGEDGFTFEEHKMMNETKKIMSMPELSIAATCVRVPVVTGHSESVYLEVDRENVSVDELKELLSNSAGITVQDKPEQQQYPMPYFVEDKDEVFVGRIRKDPSNSKGFHMWIVSDNLLKGAALNSIQIAEALIEEGILKEV, from the coding sequence TAGCAATAGTGGGAGCAACAGGAGCAGTTGGTCAAAAGATTATCGAAAAATTGGTAGAGAGAAGTTTTCCTTTTAGAAATTTAAAACTACTTGCTTCAAAGAATTCAGCAGGTAAACAAGTTGAAGTTAATGGTTTCCTATATACAATTGAAGAGGCTACACCAGAAGCTTTTCAAGGGGTTGACGTAGCTTTTTTCTCTGCTGGAGGTTCCATTTCTAAAGAATTAGCAAAAGAAGCTAGTAGTAGAGGTGCGATTGTAATTGATAATACAAGTGCTTTCCGCATGGATAAGGATGTTCCGCTTGTTGTACCAGAAGTGAACAAACATGCCTTACATGAGCAAAAAGGGATCATTGCTAACCCTAATTGTTCTACTATTCAGATGGTTTGCGCATTAGAGCCGATAAAGCAGCATTACGGGTTAACTAAAGTAATTGTTTCTACTTATCAAGCAGTGTCAGGTGCAGGCGTAGCAGCTATTAACGAACTTACAGCGCAAAGCACAAATATGAAAGAGAAGAATCCAAACCCTCATATTTTACCTGTCAAAAGTTCAGAAAAACATTATCCTATTGCAGGAAATGTGATTCCCCAAATTGATATATTTGGCGAAGATGGATTTACATTTGAAGAACATAAAATGATGAATGAAACGAAGAAAATTATGTCGATGCCCGAGCTTTCGATTGCCGCAACTTGTGTACGAGTGCCAGTAGTTACAGGTCATTCAGAATCAGTTTATCTAGAAGTAGATAGAGAGAATGTATCAGTAGATGAGTTAAAAGAATTGCTGTCAAATTCAGCAGGAATTACCGTCCAAGACAAACCGGAGCAACAACAATATCCAATGCCTTATTTTGTAGAGGACAAAGATGAGGTTTTTGTCGGGCGTATTAGAAAAGACCCATCAAACAGTAAAGGCTTCCATATGTGGATTGTTTCTGATAACTTATTGAAAGGTGCGGCATTAAATTCCATTCAGATTGCAGAAGCTTTGATTGAAGAAGGTATATTAAAAGAGGTGTAA
- a CDS encoding GntR family transcriptional regulator, with protein MTIKVDNRHLYLQVIDRLKKDIEKGIFKEKEKLPSEFELAKSLGVSRATLREALRLLEEENVIMRRHGVGTFVNSKPVFTSGIEQLSSVSSMIRSVGMEPGTIYLSSLQTLPSKDDLERFQCNEEQSIISMERVRTANGEPVVYCIDKVPEQYLPNDFLVREEGSIFSALEESGDIRVSHAVAFIDPVGYHEVASPTLNCEPETSLLVLKQLHYDENDRVVLYSKNYFRADKFSFHVVRKRV; from the coding sequence TTGACAATCAAAGTGGACAATCGTCATTTATATCTTCAAGTAATTGACCGTCTAAAAAAAGACATTGAAAAAGGCATTTTCAAAGAAAAGGAAAAACTTCCTTCTGAATTTGAATTAGCTAAATCACTTGGAGTAAGTCGTGCAACTTTACGAGAAGCGCTTCGTTTATTGGAAGAAGAAAATGTCATTATGAGAAGACATGGCGTTGGAACATTTGTGAATTCAAAACCCGTGTTTACTTCAGGAATTGAGCAACTCTCAAGTGTTTCATCCATGATTCGGAGTGTTGGTATGGAACCGGGTACGATTTATTTAAGTTCTTTGCAAACGCTTCCTTCTAAAGATGATTTAGAACGCTTTCAATGCAACGAAGAACAATCTATTATTTCTATGGAACGAGTACGTACAGCAAATGGTGAGCCAGTTGTATATTGTATCGATAAAGTTCCAGAACAATATTTGCCAAATGATTTTCTCGTTAGAGAAGAAGGTTCCATTTTTTCTGCTTTAGAGGAATCTGGAGACATTCGTGTATCACATGCAGTAGCTTTCATTGATCCAGTGGGATATCATGAAGTTGCTTCACCAACATTGAATTGCGAACCAGAAACTTCATTGCTAGTATTAAAGCAACTTCACTACGATGAAAATGATCGAGTTGTTTTATACTCGAAAAATTATTTTAGAGCAGATAAGTTTAGCTTTCATGTTGTTCGAAAAAGGGTGTAA
- the dapA gene encoding 4-hydroxy-tetrahydrodipicolinate synthase has product MNLGQVSTAMVTPFQADGYIDYIATEKLVEHLISTGTDSLVVCGTTGESPTLSTSEKLKLIQFVVEKVNKRIPVIAGTGSNNTADSIDLSLKAEALGVEAIMIVTPYYNKPNQRGMIAHFEAIANATNLPIVLYNIPGRSGVNLEADTIVELSKNPSIQVVKEASGSLDQMTKILANTEEDFLVYSGDDALTLPLLAIGGTGIISVASHVIGKDIQEMIHAFHDGDHKHAAKIHQRILPVINGLFQHPNPVVVKYALSKVGVNVGSLRLPMVEMTEEEKTSFDQIWDEYILSK; this is encoded by the coding sequence ATGAATTTAGGTCAAGTTTCTACAGCAATGGTTACTCCATTTCAAGCGGATGGTTATATTGATTATATTGCAACTGAAAAATTAGTTGAGCATTTAATTTCTACTGGAACAGATTCTCTAGTTGTTTGTGGAACTACTGGAGAATCCCCAACATTATCTACATCTGAAAAACTGAAATTGATCCAATTTGTTGTGGAAAAAGTAAATAAAAGGATTCCTGTCATTGCAGGAACAGGCAGTAATAATACAGCTGATTCGATTGATTTATCCCTAAAAGCAGAAGCACTAGGTGTAGAAGCAATTATGATTGTAACGCCATATTACAATAAACCCAATCAACGAGGAATGATTGCACATTTTGAAGCAATTGCAAACGCAACCAATCTGCCAATTGTGTTGTATAATATTCCAGGTCGATCTGGAGTAAATTTAGAGGCTGATACAATTGTCGAATTGAGTAAAAACCCCTCAATTCAAGTTGTAAAAGAAGCTAGTGGTAGTTTGGATCAAATGACGAAAATTTTGGCAAATACAGAAGAAGATTTCCTAGTTTACAGTGGAGATGATGCATTGACATTACCATTATTGGCAATAGGAGGAACTGGAATCATTTCAGTTGCCTCACATGTTATCGGAAAAGATATACAAGAAATGATTCATGCATTTCATGATGGGGACCATAAACACGCAGCAAAAATTCATCAACGGATTTTACCAGTTATTAATGGATTGTTTCAACATCCAAATCCTGTTGTAGTAAAATATGCCCTATCTAAAGTAGGGGTAAATGTAGGTTCTCTGCGTCTTCCAATGGTTGAAATGACGGAAGAGGAAAAAACAAGTTTTGATCAAATATGGGATGAATATATACTAAGTAAATAA
- a CDS encoding DNA translocase FtsK, protein MAQKKKRKTLKRPTKKTNKQSMHPLMYEIVGLIVIGIAIISFFEYGLVGRGLAYIGYFFFGNWHIAIPFLLIVIALIVMIKQTFPSWNHRLLLGFAFLLSSLLLFSHLALFEQLFQGKALVTNSVLRESYRILVESGGIVDRRSSLGGGMIGAILFASFHVLFDSSGAKIAGWLLLLIGLVLITGKALVPYLVDLSPKIKDIIINRKKKKKPAISERKARRSKKEIAQEEAVTTHEEETIRIEEIVVDSAPIISAFTERISKREVPVEPSPEPIEINIVSEVVENEDYQLPAITLLDAPAHSDQSGELNAIQANAKKLEQTFLSFGVKAKVTQVHLGPAVTKYEVLPDVGVKVSRIVSLHDDLALALAARDIRIEAPIPGKSAVGIEVPNKEVAIVSLSEVLESEENNKPNLKLLIGFGRDVTGQAVLAELNKMPHLLVAGSTGSGKSVCINGIIVSIMMRAKPHEVKMMMIDPKMVELNVYNGIPHLLAPVVTDPRKASQALKKIVSEMERRYDLFSHTGTRNMEGYNEHIDKWNEENEEKHPKLPYIVVIVDELADLMMVASSDVEDSITRLAQMARAAGIHLIIATQRPSVDVITGIIKANIPSRIAFAVSSAIDSRTILDMGGAEKLLGRGDMLFLPAGSSKPVRVQGAYLSDAEVERVVDFVIEQQKANYQEEMIPEETSDSEEQMDRDDLYDDVVQLVTEMQTASVSLLQRRFRIGYSRAARIIDQLEMNGVVGPYEGSKPRQVLAPKYPLDHDLT, encoded by the coding sequence TTGGCCCAGAAGAAGAAAAGAAAAACATTAAAAAGACCAACCAAAAAAACAAACAAGCAATCAATGCATCCACTAATGTATGAAATCGTGGGATTGATTGTAATTGGAATTGCCATTATTTCTTTTTTTGAATATGGTCTAGTTGGTAGAGGATTGGCGTATATAGGTTATTTTTTCTTTGGTAATTGGCATATTGCTATTCCTTTTTTATTAATTGTTATTGCACTTATTGTTATGATTAAGCAAACGTTTCCATCTTGGAATCATCGACTATTATTAGGTTTTGCCTTTTTGTTAAGTAGCCTTTTGCTATTTAGCCACTTAGCTCTTTTCGAACAATTATTTCAAGGGAAGGCATTAGTGACCAATTCTGTCCTAAGAGAAAGTTATAGGATTTTAGTGGAAAGTGGAGGGATTGTAGATAGAAGAAGTTCTTTAGGTGGGGGAATGATTGGAGCAATCCTTTTTGCATCGTTCCATGTTCTATTTGACTCTTCAGGTGCCAAAATTGCTGGTTGGCTATTGCTACTAATTGGACTAGTCCTAATAACAGGAAAAGCACTCGTCCCATATTTAGTAGATTTATCACCCAAAATAAAAGACATAATAATAAATAGGAAGAAAAAAAAGAAACCAGCTATTTCTGAGAGAAAAGCAAGGAGATCCAAAAAAGAGATTGCGCAAGAAGAAGCGGTTACAACACATGAAGAAGAGACAATTCGTATAGAGGAAATAGTAGTAGATTCTGCTCCAATCATTTCTGCATTTACGGAACGTATTTCAAAAAGAGAAGTACCTGTTGAACCTTCTCCTGAACCAATTGAAATAAATATAGTTTCAGAAGTTGTAGAGAACGAAGATTATCAACTACCAGCAATCACGCTTTTAGATGCGCCTGCTCATAGCGATCAAAGTGGTGAGTTAAATGCCATTCAGGCAAACGCCAAGAAATTAGAACAAACATTTTTAAGTTTTGGAGTAAAGGCCAAAGTTACACAAGTACATTTAGGACCTGCTGTAACAAAATATGAAGTACTACCGGATGTAGGAGTTAAGGTAAGTCGTATTGTCAGTTTGCACGATGATTTGGCATTAGCCCTCGCTGCAAGAGACATACGAATTGAAGCCCCAATTCCCGGAAAATCAGCAGTTGGTATAGAAGTACCAAACAAAGAAGTAGCGATTGTAAGTTTAAGTGAAGTACTGGAATCTGAAGAAAATAATAAGCCGAATTTAAAACTATTAATAGGATTCGGGCGAGATGTTACTGGTCAAGCAGTATTAGCTGAACTGAACAAGATGCCTCATTTACTCGTTGCTGGCTCGACAGGTAGTGGGAAAAGTGTTTGTATTAATGGGATTATTGTTAGTATTATGATGCGTGCGAAACCTCATGAAGTAAAAATGATGATGATTGATCCAAAAATGGTGGAGTTAAATGTATACAATGGGATTCCACATCTATTAGCACCTGTCGTAACAGATCCAAGAAAAGCTTCTCAAGCATTGAAGAAAATTGTTTCTGAAATGGAAAGAAGATATGATCTATTCTCTCATACAGGTACTCGTAATATGGAGGGATATAACGAGCATATTGATAAATGGAATGAAGAAAACGAGGAAAAACATCCAAAACTTCCTTATATTGTTGTTATTGTAGACGAGCTAGCTGACTTAATGATGGTTGCTTCAAGTGATGTAGAGGATTCCATTACTAGGCTTGCACAAATGGCACGAGCTGCAGGTATACATTTAATTATCGCCACACAGAGACCGAGTGTGGATGTAATAACTGGTATTATAAAAGCAAATATTCCTTCCAGAATTGCATTTGCAGTGTCTTCTGCAATTGATTCACGCACCATATTAGATATGGGAGGTGCTGAAAAGTTACTGGGTCGAGGAGATATGTTATTTTTGCCAGCGGGTAGCTCTAAGCCAGTTCGAGTTCAAGGTGCTTATTTATCTGATGCGGAAGTAGAGAGGGTAGTTGACTTTGTTATTGAACAGCAAAAAGCAAACTATCAAGAAGAGATGATTCCAGAAGAAACTTCAGATTCGGAAGAACAAATGGATCGTGACGACCTGTATGATGATGTAGTTCAATTAGTTACGGAAATGCAGACTGCATCGGTTTCTTTATTGCAACGTCGCTTTAGAATTGGATATTCCAGAGCTGCAAGAATTATTGATCAGTTGGAAATGAATGGAGTAGTGGGACCTTACGAAGGTAGTAAGCCTCGGCAGGTACTTGCTCCAAAATACCCATTAGATCACGACCTTACATGA
- a CDS encoding ABC transporter permease codes for MSNRVVNILVPVISVILGLLVGAIVMLVSGYDPIAGYSALWNGIFGDAYTMGETIRQITPYLLSGLAVAFAFRTGLFNIGVEGQLLVGWFAAAYVGIAFDLPMYIHLPFAIIAAALAGALWAFIPGLLKAKLQVHEVIVTIMMNYIALHTTNALIRVVSHGGENTGNIKPTASLKSAFFESITDYSRLHYGIFIALAMVLVMWFILEKTTTGFELKAVGFNKNASQYAGMNVQKNIILSMVISGAFAGLAGAMEALGTFQYANVNGGFTGIGFDGIAVALLGANTPLGIIFGATLFGALKFGSLNMPNAAEIPVEIVSIVIAIIIFFVACGYVIRYFLVKMNKKKEAK; via the coding sequence ATGTCGAATAGAGTAGTAAATATACTTGTCCCTGTTATTTCTGTTATTTTAGGGCTGCTTGTTGGAGCAATCGTGATGTTAGTAAGCGGCTATGATCCTATAGCAGGATATAGTGCATTATGGAATGGTATTTTTGGTGATGCATATACGATGGGTGAAACAATACGACAGATAACCCCTTACTTATTATCAGGATTAGCGGTAGCGTTTGCTTTCCGTACGGGGTTATTTAATATAGGGGTTGAAGGTCAACTACTTGTCGGGTGGTTTGCGGCTGCGTATGTTGGAATCGCATTTGATCTCCCAATGTATATTCATTTGCCTTTTGCCATTATCGCTGCAGCCTTAGCAGGTGCATTGTGGGCATTCATTCCAGGTCTATTAAAGGCCAAGTTACAAGTGCATGAAGTTATCGTAACAATTATGATGAACTATATAGCACTTCACACAACAAATGCACTTATCCGTGTTGTTTCTCATGGTGGGGAAAATACAGGGAACATTAAACCAACTGCATCATTAAAATCCGCATTCTTTGAAAGTATAACGGATTATTCTAGATTACATTATGGTATTTTCATTGCACTTGCAATGGTTTTAGTCATGTGGTTTATTTTAGAAAAGACAACAACTGGCTTTGAATTGAAAGCAGTTGGATTCAACAAAAATGCTTCTCAATATGCTGGTATGAATGTTCAGAAAAATATCATTCTTTCCATGGTTATCTCAGGAGCATTTGCAGGACTCGCAGGAGCGATGGAAGCACTTGGTACTTTCCAATATGCAAATGTTAATGGTGGATTCACCGGAATAGGATTTGATGGTATAGCAGTAGCTCTGTTAGGTGCTAATACACCACTTGGGATTATTTTTGGTGCAACTTTATTTGGCGCGTTAAAATTTGGATCTTTGAATATGCCAAATGCAGCTGAAATACCTGTTGAGATCGTATCGATTGTCATAGCAATCATTATTTTCTTCGTAGCTTGTGGTTACGTAATTCGCTATTTCCTTGTAAAAATGAACAAGAAAAAGGAGGCGAAATAG
- a CDS encoding BMP family lipoprotein, producing MTKRNFGLGLSLVLAAGTILGACGSKDEGTTSKGSESTGTPEAKDFSLAMVTDVGGIDDKSFNQLAWEGIEAFGKENGLKKGDGGYDYLQSAGNADYSTNLTSLARRNFDVVYGIGFLMEQPIATIAEQKPDNHFALIDSIVDAPNVASVMFKEQEGSYLAGVAAALMSKSKKIGFVGGMEIPVIERFEAGFLEGVKAVDPSIKVDVQYTGKFDDAALGKTTANRMYSSGVDIIFHAAGGTGNGVFSEAKERKKKDPNANVWVIGVDSDQYAEGQVGDKNVTLTSMQKRVDVAVQEIAKLAMDGNFPGGKTTTYGIAEGGVGLADSRGAISDDVLAKVKEYSDKIAAGEIVVPEKAEK from the coding sequence TTGACGAAACGTAATTTTGGATTAGGACTGTCACTTGTATTAGCTGCTGGTACTATCCTTGGAGCTTGTGGTTCAAAAGATGAAGGAACAACTTCTAAAGGGTCAGAAAGCACAGGTACTCCTGAAGCAAAAGATTTCTCACTAGCAATGGTAACGGATGTTGGTGGGATTGATGACAAATCATTCAACCAATTAGCTTGGGAAGGTATTGAAGCGTTTGGTAAAGAAAACGGCCTTAAAAAAGGTGATGGTGGATACGATTACCTTCAATCAGCTGGAAATGCTGATTATTCAACAAACTTAACAAGCTTAGCACGTCGTAACTTTGACGTAGTATACGGTATTGGTTTCTTGATGGAACAACCAATTGCTACAATTGCAGAACAAAAACCAGATAATCACTTTGCTTTAATTGACTCTATTGTTGATGCGCCAAACGTTGCTTCTGTAATGTTTAAAGAACAAGAAGGTTCATACCTAGCTGGTGTTGCAGCTGCTCTTATGTCTAAATCTAAAAAAATCGGTTTCGTAGGTGGAATGGAAATTCCAGTAATCGAACGTTTTGAAGCTGGGTTCTTAGAAGGTGTTAAAGCTGTAGATCCAAGTATTAAAGTAGATGTACAGTATACAGGTAAATTCGATGATGCTGCACTTGGTAAAACAACTGCAAACCGTATGTATTCTTCAGGCGTAGATATTATTTTCCACGCTGCAGGTGGTACTGGTAACGGAGTATTTTCTGAAGCAAAAGAACGTAAAAAGAAAGATCCAAATGCTAATGTATGGGTAATCGGAGTTGACTCTGACCAATATGCAGAAGGTCAAGTTGGAGATAAAAACGTAACACTTACTTCTATGCAAAAACGTGTAGATGTTGCAGTACAAGAAATTGCTAAACTTGCAATGGATGGTAACTTCCCTGGTGGTAAAACAACTACTTATGGTATAGCTGAAGGTGGAGTTGGTCTTGCTGACTCACGTGGAGCTATTTCAGATGATGTTTTAGCTAAAGTGAAAGAATACTCCGATAAAATTGCTGCTGGAGAAATTGTTGTACCTGAAAAAGCGGAAAAATAA